The following proteins are encoded in a genomic region of Cercospora beticola chromosome 8, complete sequence:
- a CDS encoding uncharacterized protein (antiSMASH:Cluster_5~BUSCO:EOG09262XMN), with amino-acid sequence MPKRKAVKQLERKDSDLTPPPDGLLDTKPEESNGAVNGLTPSKKRKVKTKVEDTEQEIVEKSPKKLVRARKTKVKVEAEAEDDDNDDVAAGAEKTPKAKAKGRAAVKKEVQVKEETEENGDTKTVKKKRQSKADKEAEMVANPLSARTIGHKLFIGAHVSASGGVHNSILNSVHIGANAFALFLKSQRKWVNPDLIDEHRDSFHANCKEHKYDQGKHVVPHGSYLVNLAHTEKARIDQAYESYLDDLKRCEKLGITLYNIHPGNNQCNDRPKAIAQLAKNINRAHAETSTVITLLENMAAGGNVIGSTFEDLRDIIAKVENKDRIGVCIDTCHAFAGGYDLRTPEAFKKTFEDFDEIVGFKYLRAMHINDSKAPFDSHRDLHANIGTGFLGLRAFHNLVNDERFVGLPLVLETPIEVRDENGNLVKDEKGKEKEDKAIWAREIKMLENLVGMDVESDEFLQMDQKLQRQGEPERKRIMDQAERKKEKDGKKQSKLNFGKKAKAKKESDESGAEDVD; translated from the exons ATGCCAAAACGCAAGGCGGTCAAGCAGCTAGAGAGAAAAGACTCAGACCTAACACCGCCGCCTGACGGGTTGCTTGACACGAAGCCTGAGGAATCCAATGGCGCCGTAAATGGCCTGACGCCTAGCAAGAAACGCAAGGTGAAGACGAAGGTCGAGGACACTGAGCAGGAGATTGTTGAGAAAAGCCCGAAGAAGCTCGTGCGCGCAAGAAAGACCAAGGTCAAAGTGGAAGCTGaggcagaggacgacgacaacgacgacgttGCTGCAGGCGCCGAGAAGACACCCAAAGCGAAAGCAAAAGGCAGGGCTGCCGTCAAGAAAGAGGTGCAGGTGAAAGAGGAGACCGAAGAGAACGGCGACACTAAGactgtcaagaagaagaggcagagcaAAGCGGACAAGGAGGCAGAGATGGTCGCCAATCCTCTGAGTGCCAGAACCATTGGACACAAGCTGTTCATTGGGGCCCACGTCAGCGCTTCAGGAG GCGTCCACAATTCGATCCTGAACAGTGTACATATTGGAGCCAATGCGTTCGCCCTTTTCTTGAAGTCTCAGCGAAAATGGGTGAATCCGGACCTGATTGATGAGCATCGCGACTCCTTTCACGCGAATTGTAAAGAGCACAAGTATGATCAAGGTAAACACGTCGTGCCTCATGGCTCCTATCTGGTCAACCTTGCACATACAGAGAAAGCACGAATCGACCAAGCCTACGAATCGTATCTGGACGACCTCAAACGATGCGAAAAGCTGGGGATCACATTGTACAACATCCATCCAGGTAACAACCAGTGCAACGATCGTCCGAAAGCCATTGCGCAGCTGGCGAAGAACATCAACCGCGCTCATGCCGAGACCTCCACTGTCATTACTTTGCTCGAGAATATGGCTGCGGGCGGAAACGTGATTGGGAGCACTTTCGAGGATCTGAGAGACATCATTGCCAAAGTTGAGAACAAGGATCGCATTGGAGTCTGCATAGACACTTGCCATGCATTTGCTGGTGGCTACGATCTAAGGACCCCCGAAGCTTTCAAAAAGACATTTGAGGATTTCGACGAGATCGTCGGCTTCAAGTATCTTCGAGCGATGCATATTAACGACAGCAAAGCGCCTTTTGACTCTCATCGTGATCTACACGCAAACATCGGAACTGGTTTCCTTGGCCTACGAGCGTTCCACAACTTAGTCAACGATGAGCGTTTCGTAGGCCTGCCGCTCGTATTGGAAACACCCATTGAAGTGCGCGACGAGAATGGCAACCTCGTGAAAGACGAGAAGggaaaagaaaaagaagacaAAGCGATCTGGGCGCGAGAGATCAAGATGCTGGAGAACCTTGTTGGGATGGACGTAGAAAGCGATGAGTTCCTGCAAATGGATCAAAAGCTGCAGAGGCAGGGCGAGCCagaaagaaagaggataATGGATCAGGCGGagaggaagaaagagaaggatgGTAAGAAGCAGAGTAAGCTGAATTttgggaagaaggcgaaggcgaagaaggagagcgaTGAAAGTGGCGCGGAGGATGTTGATTGA
- a CDS encoding uncharacterized protein (SMCOG1111:GCN5-related N-acetyltransferase~antiSMASH:Cluster_5) — translation MTMDEDFLTQPPIQTIWTERLQLKTITMADLDDVMSFIVLPDVMKWTSVGAVTTKTQGHKWLSARALGPEAYNFSVRERDLSSSDPEAVHPRVIGLFGSFHWPSCGYMLHPNFFGKGYATEGMKAFIPAYFDRVPPASEGGTGHDLIDAYADTENRASMKVLEKLGFTKCETLFNEFEGPMGVRDSVVYRMARPGKTLDQLGFGKSQAEDDGPPEPPVQ, via the exons ATGACCATGGATGAAGACTTCCTCACCCAACCTCCAATCCAAACAATATGGACCGAACGACTGCAACTCAAGACAATCACGATGGCTGATCTAGACGATGTCATGTCCTTTATTGTGCTACCAGATGTGATGAAGTGGAC CTCCGTAGGCGCCGTTACCACCAAAACCCAAGGCCACAAGTGGCTCTCTGCACGAGCCCTTGGCCCAGAAGCCTACAACTTCTCAGTCCGTGAGCGTGACCTCTCGTCTTCAGATCCAGAAGCAGTGCATCCCCGTGTCATCGGCCTTTTTGGATCATTCCACTGGCCTTCTTGCGGCTACATGCTCCATCCCAATTTCTTCGGGAAAGGCTATGCGACTGAAGGCATGAAAGCATTCATCCCGGCGTATTTTGATCGAGTACCTCCTGCTTCAGAAGGCGGGACGGGTCATGATTTGATCGATGCATATGCTGATACGGAGAATCGGGCCAGCATGAAGGTGCTGGAGAAGTTGGGATTCACGAAGTGCGAGACACTGTTTAATGAGTTCGAAGGGCCAATGGGCGTGAGGGATTCAGTCGTGTACAGGATGGCGAGGCCAGGAAAGACGCTCGATCAATTAGGATTTGGGAAGTCGCAAGCAGAAGACGACGGGCCGCCAGAGCCGCCTGTGCAATGA
- a CDS encoding uncharacterized protein (BUSCO:EOG09261NLY~antiSMASH:Cluster_5~MEROPS:MER0065588) — MPVVHMLDYAAGNVRSLVNAIEKLGWQVEWIKEPKDIEKAEKLILPGVGHFGHCLTQFSNAGFVDPVRQHVQSGKPFMGICVGLQALFKGSAENEKVSGLGVINGRLERFKDHDKSVPQIGWNSANTSASDQSIYGMSPDSKYYYVHSYAVPYREGQFEKDGWTVAKARYGDEEFVGAIARDNVLATQFHPEKSGAAGLRVLKAFLEGEKSAPLPKEPHSTKEGLTRRIIACLDVRSNDQGDLVVTKGDQYDVREKSGDNAVRNLGKPVEKAQQYYEQGADEVTFLNITSFRDTPLKDLPMLEVLRQTSATVFVPLTIGGGIRDTTDPETGRVAPALEVATIYFKSGADKVSIGSDAVTAAEEYYANNKQLSGKTAIETISEAYGAQAVVVSVDPKRVYVADPSTTTHNTIETSFPGPNGEKHCWYACTIKGGRETRDFDVIQLVTAVEAMGAGEILLNCIDKDGTNSGFDLELIRSVKAAIKIPVIASSGAGNAAHFQEVFEKTNVDAALGAGMFHRNEWTVKQVKEELGKTGLMVRRFEDDV, encoded by the exons ATGCCTGTCGTGCATATGCTTGACTATGCGGCCGGTAATGTCCGGTCGCTGGTCAACGCCATCGAGAAGCTCGGCTGGCAGGTCGAATGGATCAAAGAACCGAAGGACATCGAAAAGGCAGAG AAATTGATACTTCCAGGAGTTGGACACTTTGGTCATTGCCTGACACAGTTCTCCAATGCTGGATTTGTCGATCCTGTTCGTCAACACGTTCAATCTGGCAAACCGTTCATGGGCATATGCGTTGGTCTTCAAGCCTTATTCAAAGGATCCGCCGAGAATGAGAAAGTCTCTGGTCTTGGTGTAATCAATGGACGACTTGAAAGATTCAAGGATCACGACAAGAGCGTTCCTCAAATTGGATGGAACTCTGCCAACACTTCTGCCAGCGACCAGAGCATTTACGGCATGAGTCCAGACAGCAAGTACTACTATGTGCACTCATATGCTGTGCCTTATCGGGAAGGCCAATTCGAGAAGGATGGATGGACTGTTGCCAAGGCTCGCTATGGTGACGAAGAGTTCGTGGGTGCCATCGCAAGAGACAATGTTCTGGCTACGCAGTTTCACCCCGAGAAGAGCGGTGCTGCTGGGCTGCGCGTCCTCAAAGCCTTTCTGGAAGGCGAAAAATCTGCCCCACTACCTAAAGAGCCGCACTCTACGAAGGAAGGACTGACCAGACGAATCATTGCCTGTCTCGATGTCCGCAGTAACGATCAGGGCGATCTTGTCGTGACGAAGGGCGACCAATACGATGTACGAGAAAAGTCTGGCGATAATGCCGTACGGAACCTCGGCAAGCCAGTCGAGAAAGCACAGCAGTACTATGAGCAAGGCGCTGACGAAGTCACTTTCCTCAACATTACATCGTTCCGTGACACACCTCTGAAGGACTTGCCCATGCTGGAAGTCTTGCGTCAGACATCGGCAACAGTGTTCGTGCCACTCACTATAGGAGGTGGCATTCGAGATACGACAGATCCTGAAACTGGCCGCGTCGCACCAGCACTGGAAGTTGCGACAATATACTTCAAAAGCGGAGCCGACAAGGTCTCCATTGGCTCTGATGCAGTAACGGCGGCAGAAGAATACTATGCCAATAACAAGCAGCTATCTGGCAAGACTGCGATCGAAACAATCAGTGAAGCATACGGCGCTCAGGCAGTAGTGGTATCTGTCGACCCTAAGCGAGTCTATGTGGCCGATCCCAGCACCACGACTCACAATACAATAGAGACATCTTTCCCGGGTCCCAATGGAGAGAAACACTGCTGGTACGCGTGCACAATCAAGGGTGGACGGGAAACGCGAGACTTTGATGTGATCCAACTGGTGACCGCAGTTGAAGCCATGGGAGCAGGAGAGATCTTGCTCAATTGTATCGACAAGGATGGGACGAACTCCGGCTTTGATCTCGAGCTGATCAGGAGCGTCAAGGCCGCGATCAAGATTCCGGTGATTGCTAGCTCCGGCGCCGGAAATGCAGCACACTTTCAAGAAGTCTTCGAGAAGACGAATGTAGATGCCGCGCTTGGTGCAGGGATGTTCCACAGGAATGAGTGGACTGTCAAACAAGTAAAAGAGGAGTTGGGCAAGACTGGGTTGATGGTTAGGAGATTTGAGGACGACGTCTAG
- the IMP3 gene encoding Small subunit (SSU) processome component (antiSMASH:Cluster_5~BUSCO:EOG09264Y0W), whose protein sequence is MVRKLKHHEQKLLRKVDFINYKSDDNHRQAEIIRRYSISQPSDYSSYNRLCGKLRHLAHRISLLPPESPFRRKQEDLLLEKLHDMGLLGVGGGGTGKLSDVERKITVSALCRRRLGVVMTRLRMAETVSAANKFIEQGHVRVGTEVITDSAFLVTRNMEDFVTWVDSSKIKRNIMKYRDKLDDFDLL, encoded by the exons ATGGTGCGCAAGCTGAAACATCATGAGCAGAAGCTCCTCCGCAAAGTTGACTTCATCAACTACAAATCCGACGACAATCACCGCCAGGCCGAGATCATCAGACGATACTCGATCAGCCAGCCTTCAGACTACTCCAGCTACAATCGTCTCTGCGGCAAACTGCGACATCTTGCCCACCgaatctctcttcttccgccAGAATCACCTTTTCGACGGAAACAGGAAGACTTGCTGCTTGAAAAGCTACACGATATGGGGCTGCTAGGTGTGGGGGGAGGTGGTACAGGCAAGCTCTCGGACGTGGAGCGCAAGATCACAGTGTCTGCACTTTGCCGGAGACGACTAGGCGTGGTCATGACGAGACTGCGGATG GCAGAGACAGTAAGCGCAGCCAACAAGTTCATCGAGCAAGGACAC GTGAGAGTGGGAACAGAAGTCATCACTGATTCTGCATTTCTTGTCACGAG AAACATGGAAGACTTCGTGACCTGGGTCGACTCATCAAAGATCAAGCGGAACATCATGAAGTACCGGGACAAACTTGACGACTTCGATCTCCTCTGA
- a CDS encoding uncharacterized protein (antiSMASH:Cluster_5), which produces MRRHYTLSSQHQQCSQRLDENLKAKLPPGGSMPTKVHTPPPPPLYKTQFLSDPIMTVPSYKHRRRGDCESLSFFQDLDELSSMKYVSRDASGDDMLERALLQMRKDQTAFLAADEIRNAQQSASSRQQSCRRKPSHKPSQKKVPSRDTVRPSLAATHPALYTRIPSQKNSRADQSAFDPGMMQRTHAGAGAAHGKPVQPATRQDSARATTCESADLHGPRIGNTPEHSVRVVTQTVNFAVSMRSPSADTAHLPLINFQDPSLSNPQPRHLRCDFESEFAGLVSPVLLTALPFGSVIETANLYPDEKCEKCQMYAKGDRTKCPDHIGDAGTQGFTPWASLHED; this is translated from the exons ATGAGGAGGCACTACACCTTATCATCGCAACATCAGCAGTGCTCTCAGAGATTGGATGAAAACTTGAAGGCCAAGCTGCCACCAGGTGGTTCCATGCCGACTAAGGTGCAcacgccaccgccgccaccgctcTACAAGACACAGTTTCTATCAGATCCAATCATGACTGTCCCGTCGTACAAGCATCGTCGACGTGGAGACTGCGAATCGCTGTCCTTCTTTCAGGACCTCGATGAACTGAGTAGCATGAAGTACGTGTCGCGAGACGCATCGGGTGATGACATGCTCGAA CGTGCGTTGCTGCAGATGCGCAAAGACCAAACGGCCTTCTTAGCTGCCGACGAAATTCGGAACGCACAGCAATCAGCATCCTCAAGACAACAATCTTGTCGTCGCAAGCCTTCACACAAGCCTTCACAAAAGAAAGTGCCGTCACGTGACACAGTCAGACCAAGCTTGGCGGCGACACATCCAGCACTTTACACTCGCATTCCATCTCAGAAGAATTCTCGAGCAGATCAAAGCGCGTTTGATCCGGGCATGATGCAGCGCACTCACGCCGGCGCCGGCGCTGCTCACGGCAAACCTGTCCAGCCGGCCACTCGACAAGACAGTGCTCGAGCAACCACTTGCGAATCAGCCGATCTTCACGGCCCACGCATCGGGAACACACCAGAGCACTCCGTTAGAGTCGTTACCCAGACCGTAAATTTCGCCGTCTCCATGAGAAGCCCTTCTGCCGACACGGCGCACTTGCCGCTCATCAACTTCCAGGATCCGAGTCTGTCGAACCCGCAGCCCAGACATCTACGCTGTGACTTTGAGTCCGAGTTTGCGGGCCTGGTCAGTCCCGTCCTTCTGACAGCTCTGCCATTCGGATCTGTCATCGAGACGGCGAACTTATACCCTGATGAGAAGTGCGAGAAGTGCCAGATGTACGCAAAGGGTGACAGAACTAAGTGCCCAGATCACATTGGCGATGCTGGTACGCAGGGATTCACACCTTGGGCGAGCTTGCACGAGGACTGA
- a CDS encoding uncharacterized protein (antiSMASH:Cluster_6), translated as MFYFSKSRATSPLRQSSPKHTKADVEWIMVDEDTPSEQQNGVQPGKSVETSKHHHSSTDDQKSNAKTKEPASTSASSQRQTKQLKSGGAETSSEQTDLATILSSLSSQRSEISTMQTSLLEAQAQIQEERDLFQAQYYALRNQQEERDARQAEEKKQEWKDDLETLRLEMTVRAMSEEERVEKLMLQMETVVKKVDDMQSSGEKKVKESEKTLEMLGNSIEQLAMGMQHLGETVSKIQAMYAEKFEAAEKDRKDLQAQFLRLEKDVKAIRQDKSLATQNQLNIDTPSHTNFQQPLNPSAEPYLGPRPFPKGPTSSTSSPSASNPPRRRHHRTSHPDHTFNANIRPRGRLDLADQFSQMGLGR; from the exons ATGTTCTATTTCTCCAAGTCTCGGGCAACAAGCCCTCTCCGCCAGTCGTCGCCCAAACATACCAAAGCTGATGTCGAATGGATTATGGTCGACGAAGACACTCCTTCCGAACAGCAGAATGGCGTCCAGCCAGGCAAAAGTGTCGAAACTTCGAAACACCATCATTCGTCGACAGACGATCAGAAGTCCAACGCCAAAACAAAAGAACCCGCTTCAACAAGTGCATCTAGTCAACGCCAGACCAAACAGCTCAAGAGCGGCGGTGCCGAGACTTCATCAGAACAGACCGATCTGGCCACCATCCTATCAAGTCTTTCCAGTCAGCGCTCTGAGATCTCAACAATGCAAACATCTCTTCTGGAAGCCCAGGCACAGATTCAAGAAGAGCGTGATCTCTTCCAAGCACAATACTACGCTCTCCGTaatcaacaagaagaacgcGATGCCAGGCaggcagaagagaagaagcaagaATGGAAGGATGATTTGGAGACTTTGCGCCTCGAGATGACAGTAAGAGCCATGAGTGAGGAGGAAAGAGTGGAGAAATTGATGTTGCAGATGGAGACCGTGGTGAAGAAAGTCGATGACATGCAGAGCTCAGGAGAAAAGAAAGTTAAGGAGAGCGAGAAAACATTGGAAATGTTGGGAAACTCGATTGAGCAACTTGCGATGGGGATGCAGCACCTTGGAGAGACTGTATCGAAAATCCAAGCGATGTATGCCGAGAAATTTGAGGCGGCAGAGAAAGATCGGAAAGACTTGCAAGCTCAATTTCTGCGTTTGGAGAAAGATGTCAAAGCTATTCGGCAAGATAAAAGCCTTGCCACTCAAAACCAGCTCAACATCGATACTCCATCGCATACCAACTTCCAGCAACCGCTCAACCCCTCCGCAGAGCCCTACCTAGGACCCAGACCCTTCCCCAAAGGAccaacctcctccacctcctcaccATCAGCCTCAAACCCTCCACGTCGCCGCCATCACCGAACGTCGCATCCGGACCACACATTCAACGCAAACATTCGCCCTCGAGGCAGACTCGATT TAGCTGACCAGTTCTCGCAGATGGGTTTGGGACGATAG
- a CDS encoding uncharacterized protein (antiSMASH:Cluster_6) has product MEWAKNWVTDKLAGYAATGIQAGGNLAGNAVGGVGTLIENSGRSVGQSANGAVSGVGNYINGYGDSVRNSMAADGPVSAGGAGAKKTAVQPSTAVKRTANGTTKAASSAIGGVKENVPSTSKALPAAKPPSKPPTATNRVLPTKKPVPPTATTRTSPAQTAPNRSSAPGAKTAPRPAISTAQSERTPDGKVKISPVSRPQPVKAAPANSGPVRAPAPTASSRPAPVRAPISTGQGARTSDGKIKISPESRPRPVKV; this is encoded by the exons ATGGAATGGGCAAAGAACTGGGTCACTGATAAGCTTGCTGGCTATGCAGCAACCGGTATACAAGCTGGAGGAAATTTGGCCGGCAACGCTGTCGGCGGCGTAGGGACTTTGATTGAGAACTCCGGCCGTTCGGTGGGGCAGAGTGCGAATG GCGCTGTTTCCGGCGTTGGCAACTACATCAATGGCTATGGCGACTCTGTCAGGAATTCCATGGCAGCTGATGGACCAGTCAGTGCGGGAGGAGCGGGTGCGAAGAAGACGGCTGTACAGCCGAGCACTGCTGTCAAGAGGACCGCGAATGGGACAACGAAAGCTGCGAGCTCTGCCATTGGAGGTGTGAAGGAAAACGTGCCGAGTACATCAAAGGCACTTCCTGCTGCTAAACCTCCTTCGAAACCACCGACCGCCACGAACCGCGTTCTTCCAACGAAAAAACCGGTCCctccgacagcgacgactAGAACATCGCCAGCCCAAACCGCTCCCAATAGATCTAGTGCGCCCGGCGCGAAGACGGCCCCACGACCAGCTATATCTACCGCACAAAGCGAGCGAACACCTGATGGTAAGGTCAAGATCTCGCCAGTCAGCCGCCCACAGCCTGTCAAAGCTGCGCCAGCCAACAGCGGGCCTGTAAGAGCACCTGCACCGACAGCTTCCTCTCGCCCAGCACCAGTCAGAGCACCCATCTCGACAGGCCAAGGCGCCCGAACAAGCGATGGCAAGATCAAAATCTCACCGGAGAGTCGTCCACGACCTGTCAAAGTTTGA
- a CDS encoding uncharacterized protein (antiSMASH:Cluster_6) — translation MASNKTKEVTQAGLSLRSGDANPNPIRHGSMGQAERAFSAASTFMSGVMAISASQFIGAPLKLIDAKFYEAYMAWTKESFAVLMTTITQWWAPTVVRVSGDASMKGQLFQMDDGTLKCNFPHRLILMGNHQLYTDWLYLWWIAYTNKMHGRIYIILKESLKHVPIIGWGMQFYNFIFLSRKWEQDRYKFKQHLDHLKNPKDPMWLLIFPEGTNLSDVTRQKSAKWAEKTGVPDMKHQLLPRSTGLQFCLQELRSSTNWLYDCTIAYEGVPKGMYGQDIYTLKSSLFEGRPPKSVNMYFRRFKIADIPYQDDEAFSRWLVNRWREKDYMLDYFYKFGNFPAEDPAKAMLAVEGKRKPNPAKSISTSVKGGGWDEFLSIFGPITTAAGAMSSIDMTDPLNFDEMMRKVAQSQQFNLLSIGKAPKGPAQQEAIRKALLAANKNNPLPNAVLDRLLKSPPKTQAEMTQTLKQSGSPEIAKKAGKAPVANSALSDTQKKTIATTAQQNSTPNEALRKDMPLVNMQSAITRPVTTMAVHAAGNQLKNMAAQRAKSKGAALPGQAAAALPKTATKTPNGTSKAPVAATKPGGPTKAASATAALAKLPVTNASAPKKAASVQGAPKVVERRPSTSNAAIAAAMRKQAASKKHKPIGTQKYVNGKAVAT, via the coding sequence ATGGCATCGAATAAGACGAAAGAGGTCACCCAGGCTGGCCTCAGTCTGCGATCTGGAGATGCCAACCCAAATCCAATACGCCATGGCAGTATGGGCCAGGCAGAGCGTGccttctcagcagcctcaACTTTCATGTCTGGCGTCATGGCCATATCTGCATCTCAATTCATTGGTGCACCGCTCAAGTTGATCGATGCCAAATTCTACGAAGCTTACATGGCGTGGACGAAAGAGTCTTTCGCCGTGCTGATGACAACCATCACACAATGGTGGGCTCCTACTGTGGTGAGAGTCAGTGGAGATGCGAGCATGAAAGGGCAGCTCTTTCAGATGGACGATGGGACGCTGAAATGCAACTTCCCGCATAGACTCATTCTCATGGGCAATCATCAGTTGTACACCGACTGGCTGTACTTGTGGTGGATAGCGTACACGAATAAAATGCATGGCCGCATATACATCATCTTGAAGGAAAGTCTCAAGCATGTCCCTATCATCGGCTGGGGCATGCAATTCTacaacttcatcttcttgagTCGAAAGTGGGAACAGGATCGATACAAGTTCAAGCAGCATCTCGACCACCTCAAGAATCCCAAGGACCCAATGTGGCTACTCATCTTTCCGGAAGGCACGAACCTGTCGGATGTAACGCGACAAAAGTCAGCAAAGTGGGCAGAAAAGACTGGAGTACCGGACATGAAACATCAGCTCTTGCCTCGATCTACTGGACTTCAATTCTGCTTGCAAGAACTTCGTAGTTCAACGAACTGGTTGTACGATTGCACAATAGCCTACGAAGGCGTTCCAAAAGGCATGTATGGACAGGACATATACACGCTGAAATCGTCGCTGTTTGAGGGTCGGCCACCAAAGTCAGTCAACATGTACTTTCGCCGGTTCAAGATTGCCGATATACCGTACCAGGACGACGAGGCTTTCTCGAGATGGCTTGTCAATCGATGGCGCGAGAAAGATTACATGCTTGACTACTTCTACAAGTTCGGCAACTTTCCAGCTGAAGATCCGGCAAAGGCTATGCTCGCAGTCGAAGGCAAGCGGAAACCAAATCCAGCGAAGTCAATCTCAACCTCGGTGAAGGGCGGAGGCTGGGACGAATTTTTGAGCATATTCGGTCCTATCACAACTGCTGCCGGTGCCATGTCGAGCATAGATATGACCGATCCCCTCAACTTCGATGAGATGATGAGAAAAGTGGCACAGTCACAACAATTCAACTTGCTGAGCATTGGCAAAGCTCCAAAAGGACCAGCGCAGCAGGAGGCGATTCGAAAGGCGCTGCTTGCTGCCAACAAAAACAACCCACTGCCAAATGCCGTGCTTGACAGATTGCTGAAATCACCGCCAAAGACCCAAGCAGAAATGACACAGACGCTAAAGCAGTCTGGTTCTCCAGAAATCGCAAAGAAAGCTGGCAAAGCACCTGTGGCAAACAGCGCCTTATCAGACACGCAAAAGAAGACAATAGCAACGACAGCACAGCAGAATAGCACACCCAACGAGGCGCTGAGAAAAGACATGCCACTGGTAAACATGCAGAGTGCTATCACCCGACCCGTTACAACTATGGCTGTGCACGCTGCTGGCAATCAGCTGAAGAATATGGCTGCACAGCGAGCGAAATCCAAAGGAGCTGCTTTGCCAGGgcaagctgctgccgctCTTCCCAAGACTGCGACCAAGACCCCGAACGGTACTAGCAAAGCGCCTGTTGCCGCGACGAAACCTGGAGGCCCGACAAAGGCAGCTTCCGCGACTGCTGCTCTGGCAAAGCTCCCAGTAACGAATGCGTCAGCCCCTAAGAAGGCGGCCTCAGTCCAGGGAGCCCCGAAAGTCGTCGAGAGACGTCCGTCCACATCAAATGCCGCCATTGCTGCGGCGATGAGAAAGCAAgcagcatcgaagaagcaCAAACCTATCGGTACGCAGAAGTATGTGAACGGCAAAGCTGTAGCCACGTAG
- a CDS encoding uncharacterized protein (antiSMASH:Cluster_6), which translates to MATQVQTTTKTQLNGAPRKPAAPRAAPVKKSTTATAAKRAPPSSAHKPAAHTQNKAASVAGENPASGGGVTSAYAIMASRIANRVAEMAESITFVERPKPSEADPEPVEQEKRRPRKLEMRLNNSAADSVAFSAPFLDNTLQKMLQLQNRMLKTTADLSKSEGVDEKMVKEHAAQSAELSRIIALICAEKARQGA; encoded by the exons ATGGCGACCCAAGTGCAGACGACCACCAAGACACAGCTCAACGGCGCGCCTCGAAAACCCGCCGCCCCTCGTGCTGCGCcagtgaagaagagcacAACGGCCACAGCAGCCAAGAGAGCGCCGCCCAGCAGCGCCCACAAGCCCGCAGCTCATACGCAGAACAAGGCAGCATCTGTAGCGGGCGAGAATCCAGCGAGCGGGGGAGGCGTGACTTCAGCATacgccatcatggccagcaGGATCGCAAACCGTGTCGCAGAGATGGCCGAGAGCATCACGTTTGTCGAGAG ACCTAAACCTTCCGAAGCAGACCCGGAACCCgtcgagcaggagaagaggaggccaCGGAAGCTGGAGATGAGACTCAACAACAGCGCCGCCGACTCTGTGGCCTTCTCAGCCCCCTTCCTCGACAACACACTGCAGaagatgctgcagctgcagaacaGAATGCTCAAGACTACGGCGGATCTGTCGAAGAGCGAGGGCGTTGacgagaagatggtgaaAGAGCACGCGGCGCAGAGTGCGGAGTTGAGCCGGATTATTGCGCTGATATGTGCTGAGAAGGCAAGACAAGGCGCGTAG